A genomic region of Chelmon rostratus isolate fCheRos1 chromosome 8, fCheRos1.pri, whole genome shotgun sequence contains the following coding sequences:
- the LOC121611050 gene encoding uncharacterized protein LOC121611050 isoform X2: protein MKGLVLVVLGLLLSPQQAHSRRDDRANCKPLTTSFCQGLGYTTTPNPTGVLGYNLHQIGQIVETACSPKVATLMCRVAVPECSSEDDSRVKPCRALCEKVKTDCESALRAKRLFWPMRLRCESLPESNCVQGQDNPVAPTSPAACEAITVPQCKGLSYTETVLPNVVGHKLQSDAELTLSTFSPLLQHRCSPHLKSFLCSVYIPECVSGKARPPCRTLCEHVRSSCVSVLTSFGFQWPESLRCEAFTTESCEPGQDFSLPPAAACEPITVPLCKDLPYTETVLPNILGHTSQDDAGLEIYQFASLVKVECSTHLKPFLCSVYTPECVSGKPRPPCRTLCEHAKSGCESLMNKFSFRWPESLRCEAFTTESCEHYGVGSSGGICEPITIPMCQGLSYNQTITPNLLGHSSQREAVMKMSFFNSIVQTVCSVDIRLFVCMVYAPRCVAGEVQQPCRSFCERAKKGCEGWMSSFGVSWPTELHCDRFPEEKCVSEDSRPEMLNAEGVLAKLIAGGYSVRGKSLSLRTARLLLVLMDADKSGDLDVVEVFKLEHYVAVARREYVESYERRSPSSTTQTQMKKTLSVRELDLDNETFRTVWSEYHSNGGIDYDQFVALLTKLQILRDRFQAHLLSLPCDCQVASFSFKQFMKSAII from the exons ATGAAGGGTTTGGTCTTGGTGGTTCTGGGTTTGCTGTTGTCTCCTCAGCAGGCACATAGCAGGAGAGATGACAGGGCAAACTGCAAGCCACTAACAACCAGCTTTTGTCAAGGTTTGGGATACACCACAACCCCCAATCCAACTGGAGTTCTAGGCTACAACCTGCACCAGATTGGTCAGATTGTGGAGACCGCTTGTTCGCCAAAGGTCGCCACTCTCATGTGTCGCGTTGCCGTGCCTGAATGCAGTTCAGAGGACGACAGCCGGGTGAAACCGTGCCGAGCTCTCTGTGAGAAGGTCAAGACCGACTGCGAGTCGGCCCTCAGAGCGAAGAGGCTGTTCTGGCCAATGAGGCTCCGATGTGAATCTTTACCAGAGTCTAACTGTGTACAG GGTCAAGACAACCCCGTTGCTCCAACATCCCCTGCAGCATGTGAGGCTATCACCGTCCCTCAGTGCAAAGGCCTGTCCTACACTGAGACGGTCCTGCCCAACGTGGTAGGCCACAAACTTCAGTCCGATGCAGAGCTGACACTGAGTACTTTTTCACCACTGTTACAGCACAGGTGCTCCCCTCACTTGAAGTCCTTCTTGTGCTCCGTCTACATTCCTGAGTGCGTGTCGGGAAAAGCTCGACCCCCCTGCAGGACGCTCTGCGAGCATGTAAGGTCgagctgtgtgtcagtgttgacCAGCTTTGGCTTCCAGTGGCCAGAATCCCTCAGGTGTGAAGCGTTTACCACCGAGTCCTGTGAACCG GGTCAAGACTTCAGTTTACCACCCGCTGCAGCATGTGAGCCCATCACCGTCCCTCTCTGCAAAGACCTGCCGTACACTGAGACTGTCCTGCCCAACATCCTGGGCCACACATCTCAGGACGACGCAGGCCTGGAAATATATCAGTTTGCGTCACTCGTCAAAGTGGAGTGCTCCACTCATCTGAAGCCCTTCTTGTGCTCCGTCTACACTCCTGAGTGCGTGTCGGGAAAACCTCGACCCCCCTGCAGGACGCTCTGCGAGCACGCAAAGTCCGGCTGTGAATCGCTGATGAACAAGTTCAGCTTCCGGTGGCCAGAATCCCTCAGGTGTGAGGCGTTTACCACCGAGTCCTGTGAACAC TATGGCGTGGGCAGCAGTGGCGGCATCTGTGAGCCAATCACCATCCCGATGTGCCAGGGCCTGTCCTACAACCAGACCATCACTCCCAACCTCCTGGGCCACTCGAGTCAGCGAGAGGCGGTCATGAAGATGTCCTTCTTCAACTCGATCGTGCAAACCGTGTGTTCGGTAGACATCCGCCTCTTCGTGTGCATGGTGTACGCCCCCCGGTGTGTGGCAGGGGAAGTGCAGCAGCCCTGCAGGTCGTTCTGCGAGAGAGCCAAAAAGGGCTGCGAGGGTTGGATGAGCAGCTTTGGTGTTTCCTGGCCAACTGAGCTGCACTGTGACCGATTCCCAGAAGaaaagtgtgtgtca GAAGACAGCAGGCCTGAG ATGCTGAATGCTGAAGGTGTTCTGGCGAAGCTGATCGCCGGCGGCTATTCTGTTCGTGGCAAAT CCCTGAGTCTCAGGACAGCCCGTCTGCTGTTGGTTCTCATGGAT GCAGACAAGTCTGGAGACCTGGACGTGGTGGAGGTCTTCAAACTGGAGCACTACGTGGCCGTCGCCAGGAGGGAGTACGTGGAGAGCTACGAGAGGAGGAGTCCATCCTCCACCACTCAAACCCAAATGAAAAAGACTCTGTCTGTGCGAG AACTGGATTTAGACAATGAAACCTTCAGAACCGTGTGGAGCGAGTATCACTCCAACGGTGGGATCGACTACGATCAGTTTGTGGCGCTGCTGACAAAACTTCAGATCCTCAGAG ATCGGTTCCAGGCCCACCTGCTGAGTTTGCCGTGTGACTGCCAAGTCGCCAGCTTCTCTTTCAAACAG ttcATGAAATCAGCCATAATCTGA
- the LOC121611050 gene encoding uncharacterized protein LOC121611050 isoform X1, with product MKGLVLVVLGLLLSPQQAHSRRDDRANCKPLTTSFCQGLGYTTTPNPTGVLGYNLHQIGQIVETACSPKVATLMCRVAVPECSSEDDSRVKPCRALCEKVKTDCESALRAKRLFWPMRLRCESLPESNCVQGQDNPVAPTSPAACEAITVPQCKGLSYTETVLPNVVGHKLQSDAELTLSTFSPLLQHRCSPHLKSFLCSVYIPECVSGKARPPCRTLCEHVRSSCVSVLTSFGFQWPESLRCEAFTTESCEPGQDFSLPPAAACEPITVPLCKDLPYTETVLPNILGHTSQDDAGLEIYQFASLVKVECSTHLKPFLCSVYTPECVSGKPRPPCRTLCEHAKSGCESLMNKFSFRWPESLRCEAFTTESCEHVQDVGLTPTPAAACEPITVPLCKDLPYTETVLPNILGHTSQDGAGLEVHQFAPLVKVECSTHLKPFLCSVYTPECVSGKPRPPCRTLCEHAKSGCESLMNRFGFQWPESLRCEAFTTESCEHYGVGSSGGICEPITIPMCQGLSYNQTITPNLLGHSSQREAVMKMSFFNSIVQTVCSVDIRLFVCMVYAPRCVAGEVQQPCRSFCERAKKGCEGWMSSFGVSWPTELHCDRFPEEKCVSEDSRPEMLNAEGVLAKLIAGGYSVRGKSLSLRTARLLLVLMDADKSGDLDVVEVFKLEHYVAVARREYVESYERRSPSSTTQTQMKKTLSVRELDLDNETFRTVWSEYHSNGGIDYDQFVALLTKLQILRDRFQAHLLSLPCDCQVASFSFKQFMKSAII from the exons ATGAAGGGTTTGGTCTTGGTGGTTCTGGGTTTGCTGTTGTCTCCTCAGCAGGCACATAGCAGGAGAGATGACAGGGCAAACTGCAAGCCACTAACAACCAGCTTTTGTCAAGGTTTGGGATACACCACAACCCCCAATCCAACTGGAGTTCTAGGCTACAACCTGCACCAGATTGGTCAGATTGTGGAGACCGCTTGTTCGCCAAAGGTCGCCACTCTCATGTGTCGCGTTGCCGTGCCTGAATGCAGTTCAGAGGACGACAGCCGGGTGAAACCGTGCCGAGCTCTCTGTGAGAAGGTCAAGACCGACTGCGAGTCGGCCCTCAGAGCGAAGAGGCTGTTCTGGCCAATGAGGCTCCGATGTGAATCTTTACCAGAGTCTAACTGTGTACAG GGTCAAGACAACCCCGTTGCTCCAACATCCCCTGCAGCATGTGAGGCTATCACCGTCCCTCAGTGCAAAGGCCTGTCCTACACTGAGACGGTCCTGCCCAACGTGGTAGGCCACAAACTTCAGTCCGATGCAGAGCTGACACTGAGTACTTTTTCACCACTGTTACAGCACAGGTGCTCCCCTCACTTGAAGTCCTTCTTGTGCTCCGTCTACATTCCTGAGTGCGTGTCGGGAAAAGCTCGACCCCCCTGCAGGACGCTCTGCGAGCATGTAAGGTCgagctgtgtgtcagtgttgacCAGCTTTGGCTTCCAGTGGCCAGAATCCCTCAGGTGTGAAGCGTTTACCACCGAGTCCTGTGAACCG GGTCAAGACTTCAGTTTACCACCCGCTGCAGCATGTGAGCCCATCACCGTCCCTCTCTGCAAAGACCTGCCGTACACTGAGACTGTCCTGCCCAACATCCTGGGCCACACATCTCAGGACGACGCAGGCCTGGAAATATATCAGTTTGCGTCACTCGTCAAAGTGGAGTGCTCCACTCATCTGAAGCCCTTCTTGTGCTCCGTCTACACTCCTGAGTGCGTGTCGGGAAAACCTCGACCCCCCTGCAGGACGCTCTGCGAGCACGCAAAGTCCGGCTGTGAATCGCTGATGAACAAGTTCAGCTTCCGGTGGCCAGAATCCCTCAGGTGTGAGGCGTTTACCACCGAGTCCTGTGAACAC GTTCAAGACGTCGGTTTAACTCCAACACCCGCTGCAGCATGTGAGCCCATCACCGTCCCTCTCTGCAAAGACCTGCCTTACACTGAGACTGTCCTGCCCAACATTCTGGGCCACACATCTCAGGACGGCGCGGGCCTGGAGGTGCATCAGTTTGCGCCACTCGTCAAAGTGGAGTGCTCCACTCATCTGAAGCCCTTCTTGTGCTCCGTCTACACTCCTGAGTGCGTGTCGGGAAAACCTCGACCCCCCTGCAGGACGCTCTGCGAGCACGCAAAGTCCGGCTGTGAATCGCTGATGAACAGGTTCGGCTTCCAGTGGCCAGAATCCCTCAGGTGTGAGGCGTTTACCACCGAGTCCTGTGAACAC TATGGCGTGGGCAGCAGTGGCGGCATCTGTGAGCCAATCACCATCCCGATGTGCCAGGGCCTGTCCTACAACCAGACCATCACTCCCAACCTCCTGGGCCACTCGAGTCAGCGAGAGGCGGTCATGAAGATGTCCTTCTTCAACTCGATCGTGCAAACCGTGTGTTCGGTAGACATCCGCCTCTTCGTGTGCATGGTGTACGCCCCCCGGTGTGTGGCAGGGGAAGTGCAGCAGCCCTGCAGGTCGTTCTGCGAGAGAGCCAAAAAGGGCTGCGAGGGTTGGATGAGCAGCTTTGGTGTTTCCTGGCCAACTGAGCTGCACTGTGACCGATTCCCAGAAGaaaagtgtgtgtca GAAGACAGCAGGCCTGAG ATGCTGAATGCTGAAGGTGTTCTGGCGAAGCTGATCGCCGGCGGCTATTCTGTTCGTGGCAAAT CCCTGAGTCTCAGGACAGCCCGTCTGCTGTTGGTTCTCATGGAT GCAGACAAGTCTGGAGACCTGGACGTGGTGGAGGTCTTCAAACTGGAGCACTACGTGGCCGTCGCCAGGAGGGAGTACGTGGAGAGCTACGAGAGGAGGAGTCCATCCTCCACCACTCAAACCCAAATGAAAAAGACTCTGTCTGTGCGAG AACTGGATTTAGACAATGAAACCTTCAGAACCGTGTGGAGCGAGTATCACTCCAACGGTGGGATCGACTACGATCAGTTTGTGGCGCTGCTGACAAAACTTCAGATCCTCAGAG ATCGGTTCCAGGCCCACCTGCTGAGTTTGCCGTGTGACTGCCAAGTCGCCAGCTTCTCTTTCAAACAG ttcATGAAATCAGCCATAATCTGA